Proteins encoded within one genomic window of Camelina sativa cultivar DH55 chromosome 19, Cs, whole genome shotgun sequence:
- the LOC104765677 gene encoding uncharacterized PKHD-type hydroxylase At1g22950-like: MSSDQREGSQETTTTTVEGNGTIGGNNNSHPSTMMRATSTVVSCQRLRLNPNNEHRPDSYEDLQLDFPNSIYSSLEKYLPPNMLVSNRDEKVKFMTDIMLRHLPHGERSRAQRHREYRQKIISNYQPLHKELYTLVPTVCFVPTFLKAINDNTEESFRNIISEPSPGVFVFDMLQPSFCELMLSEIDNFERWVGETKFRIMRPNTMNKYGAVLDDFGLDTMLDKLMEGFIRPISKVFFNDVGGATLDSHHGFVVEYGKDRDVDLGFHVDDSEVTLNVCLGKEFVGGELFFRGTRCEKHVNTATKADEIYDYDHVPGQAVLHRGRHRHGARATTSGHRVNMLLWCRSSVFRELKTHQKEFSSWCGECFCEKREEKVRSIEALRKKLFKAARQTQA, encoded by the exons ATGTCAAGTGACCAAAGAGAAGGTTCGCaggagacgacgacgacgacggtgGAAGGTAACGGAACAATTGGAGGTAATAACAATTCGCACCCTTCGACGATGATGAGAGCTACATCTACGGTGGTTTCTTGCCAGAGACTGAGGCTTAACCCTAACAACGAGCATAGACCGGATAGTTACGAAGATCTGCAGCTTGATTTCCCAAACTCGATTTACTCTAGTCTTGAGAAGTACTTGCCTCCCAATATGCTTGTCTCCAATCGCGATGAGAAAGTTAAATTCATGACTGACATTATGCTTAGGCATCTTCCTCATGGAGAGCGTTCCAGA GCTCAAAGGCACAGGGAGTATAGGCAGaagataatatcaaattatcag CCACTTCACAAGGAGTTGTATACTCTAGTTCCCACAGTCTGCTTTGTTCCCACTTTCTTAAAGGCGATTAATGATAACACAGAGGAAAGCTTCAGAAACATTATATCTGAACCTTCTCCTGGTGTGTTCGTCTTTGATATGCTCCAGCCTAGCTTTTGCGAGTTGATGCTATCCGAG ATAGACAATTTTGAAAGGTGGGTAGGTGAGACCAAATTCCGGATAATGAGACCAAACACCATGAATAAATATGGTGCTGTGCTTGACGACTTTGGTCTTGATACCATGCTTGACAAACTCATGGAGGGTTTTATTCGTCCCATTTCCAAAG tatTCTTCAATGATGTGGGTGGAGCGACTCTGGATTCTCACCatggttttgttgttgaataTGGTAAAGATAGGGATGTTGATTTAG GCTTTCATGTGGATGATTCAGAAGTAACTCTGAATGTTTGTTTGGGTAAAGAATTTGTGGGAGGAGAGCTATTTTTCCGAGGCACGCGGTGTGAAAAACATGTGAACACAGCAACAAAGGCAGAT gaaatatatgattatgatcATGTGCCAGGACAAGCTGTACTCCACCGTGGGCGACACCGCCATGGTGCCAGAGCCACAACATCAGGGCATCGGGTCAATATGCTTCTGTGGTGCAGAAG CTCTGTGTTTAGAGAGCTCAAAACTCATCAGAAGGAATTCTCCAGCTGGTGTGGAGAGTGCTTTtgtgaaaagagagaggaaaaagtGAGGTCGATTGAAGCTCTAAGAAAG AAATTGTTTAAAGCAGCACGTCAAACCCAAGCTTGA
- the LOC104765678 gene encoding uncharacterized protein LOC104765678 — MWKEESLDLVLVPTGLLVMVAYHVWLVYAILHRPKLTVISLNAESRRQWVFSMMTEPMKNGVLAVQTIRNNIMASTLLATTAITLCSIIGVFVSNSSDSKSNQTSLIYGSRSPLLASIKNFAILICFLMAFLCNVQSIRYYAHVSFLVTVPVSRGKREHCEYVSRNLNRASYFWSLGLRSFYFSFPLFLWTFGPIPMFVCCCIMSSILYFLDTTTSFTRHLHSQSFRETADLKDGEIESAVHAL, encoded by the exons ATGTGGAAGGAGGAATCTTTGGATTTAGTGCTTGTGCCGACGGGTCTCCTCGTGATGGTAGCTTACCATGTCTGGCTAGTCTACGCTATACTTCACCGTCCCAAGCTCACTGTTATCTCTCTCAACGCTGAATCTAGAAGACAATGGGTCTTCTCTATGATGACT GAGCCAATGAAAAACGGTGTCTTGGCTGTTCAAACAATCCGGAACAACATAATGGCATCAACCCTTTTAGCCACAACAGCAATCACTCTATGTTCCATCATAGGCGTCTTTGTAAGCAACTCTTCAGATTCAAAATCCAACCAGACTAGTCTTATATATGGGAGCAGGAGCCCTCTCTTAGCATCAATCAAGAACTTTGCAATCCTGATCTGCTTCCTCATGGCCTTTCTCTGCAACGTCCAGTCAATCAGATACTACGCTCACGTAAGTTTCCTAGTCACAGTGCCTGTCTCGAGAGGGAAAAGAGAACACTGTGAGTACGTGTCTAGAAACCTGAACCGAGCTAGCTACTTCTGGTCTCTTGGATTGCGGTCTTTCTACTTCTCCTTCCCGCTTTTCCTTTGGACTTTCGGGCCCATCCCGATGTTTGTGTGCTGTTGTATAATGTCATCGATTCTATATTTCTTGGACACGACAACTAGTTTCACTAGGCATCTCCATAGCCAGTCGTTTAGAGAAACCGCTGATTTAAAGGACGGTGAAATCGAATCAGCGGTTCATGCTCTGTAG
- the LOC104765680 gene encoding probable lipid phosphate phosphatase 4: MAKIMLGAHSVKSHGWKVAREHLCDWLILVVLGLIDIVLNVIEPFHRYIGPDMLTDLTFPFNEDTIPMWAVPIICILVPMCIFIVYYFFRRDVYDLHHAILGIGFSCLVTGVTTDSIKDAVGRPRPNFFYRCFPNGQPKFHPDTKDVVCHGVKKIIKEGYKSFPSGHTSWSFAGLTFLAWYLSGKIKVFDRRGHVAKLCLVFLPILVAILIGITRVDDYWHHWTDVFVGAIIGLLVASFSYLHFFPYPYDDNGWAPHAYFRMLAERSTGRATTTMTGTSSQGMLDNDVEHGASTSSPHDRHRESTDSEF, encoded by the exons ATGGCTAAGATAATGCTTGGTGCTCACTCGGTGAAGAGCCATGGATGGAAGGTGGCTCGAGAACATCTTTGTGACTGGCTTATTCTCGTAGTCCTCGGTCTCATTGACATTGTACTCAATGTTATCGAACCTTTTCATCGCTACATTGGACCAGACATGTTAACCGATCTCACTTTCCCATTTAATGAAGACACCATCCCTATGTGGGCTGTCCCG attATTTGTATATTGGTTCCTATGTGCATCTTCATAGTGTACTATTTCTTTCGAAGAGATGTGTATGATCTTCATCACGCCATTCTCG GTATCGGATTCTCATGTCTTGTGACTGGAGTCACCACTGATTCCATCAAAGACGCGGTCGGTAGGCCAAGACCAAACTTCTTTTACCGATGTTTCCCCAATGGTCAACCG AAATTTCACCCGGATACTAAGGATGTTGTGTGTCATGGAGTTAAAAAGATAATCAAAGAAGGTTACAAGAGTTTCCCTAGTGGTCACACTTCGT GGTCATTCGCCGGTTTAACATTCTTGGCATGGTACTTATCGGGTAAAATCAAAGTATTTGACAGAAGAGGACACGTGGCGAAGCTATGCCTCGTGTTCTTACCGATACTAGTAGCAATTCTCATCGGAATAACACGCGTCGACGACTATTGGCACCATTGGACCGACGTTTTCGTCGGAGCTATCATCGGACTCTTAGTCGCTTCTTTCTCTTACCTCCACTTCTTTCCTTACCCTTACGACGACAACG GATGGGCACCACATGCGTATTTTAGAATGTTGGCGGAGAGGAGTACTGGTCGAGCCACCACGACGATGACTGGAACCAGTTCACAAGGGATGTTGGACAATGACGTCGAGCATGGCGCCTCCACCTCTTCTCCTCACGATCGCCATCGTGAAAGCACTGATtctgaattttga
- the LOC104765681 gene encoding protein hairless-like, which yields METPLPSLSQQITPNPTSAATVSSAIPAAVKSVVVQQPIDGSPRAVAVDTGGNPEPLAAVPGAKLRLMCSFGGHIMPRPHDKSLTYSGGETRLVVVDRRASLSSLRSRLSSILLNCRSFTLKYQLPSEDLDSLVTITTDEDLENMIEEYDRVTSSATVTATQRIRLFLFANKLETAATMGSLLDGAKSDTWFVDALNQSGLLPRGLSDSAAVNNTLVNLDEASGGDTEIQNLETNAGGENNKRGDLLAPNGVISHQEMHMSSMPDSPMMEAAGSSIGSSSSSPSTSNLPPIRVRVSEDQRIEEQLAHMTFSNMQTQRQFDDGISLMTNRPMMVPSGSMTDGSIAYNNSPSDSAALPSNGQVSPHDDRSDSCVSAGYRKPPLPMQPVTIPPRTIGGYALTSPDSVASDTSISSATSFSKPMYYQDQPPALPKAPSVTQPETTSVQSSHVLPQTETTSPHTTSHIQSQSGTYTTMDQQQHQPTVQQPYLQGVQYIPHASQYFPVYSHQQQNYPVYVMSVPQSQQYVPAGTPPLYPISKPATNSRSEAAQNVYRAAPPHVLQLQQQQHQYMGYTGVPQHTTNANANYGTGVPQHATNANANYSIGAPPQHSTNANTNYGGAYEYTNPPSETVYYHAQPPVANTAIPLASPYQSMTPAAAAAALADMSKQMALDGGNQQQHMAPSQPL from the exons ATGGAGACCCCACTCCCTTCTTTATCGCAGCAAATAACCCCAAATCCTACTTCCGCCGCCACCGTCTCTTCTGCTATTCCGGCGGCAGTCAAGAGTGTTGTCGTTCAACAACCGATCGATGGATCTCCACGCGCCGTCGCTGTTGATACCGGTGGTAATCCGGAGCCGCTTGCGGCTGTTCCCGGCGCTAAGCTTCGTCTTATGTGCAGCTTCGGCGGCCACATCATGCCTCGTCCGCACGACAAATCGTTGACGTACTCCGGCGGAGAGACtcgtcttgttgttgttgatcgaCGCGCGTCACTGTCTTCGCTCCGATCTCGTTTATCTAGTATACTTCTCAACTGCCGGTCCTTCACGCTCAAGTACCAGCTCCCTAGCGAAGATCTCGATTCACTCGTCACCATCACTACCGATGAAGATCTGGAGAATATGATCGAGGAGTACGATCGCGTGACTTCTTCAGCGACGGTGACTGCTACGCAACGGATCCGGTTGTTTCTTTTCGCTAACAAGCTCGAGACCGCCGCCACCATGGGATCTCTGCTTGACGGCGCGAAATCTGACACTTGGTTTGTTGATGCTCTCAATCAATCTGGCTTGCTTCCTCGAGGTTTGTCGGATTCCGCCGCTGTGAATAACACCTTGGTGAATCTCGATGAAGCTAGCGGCGGAGACACCGAGATCCAAAACCTAGAAACTAATGCTGGCGGCGAGAACAATAAACGAGGGGATTTGTTGGCTCCTAACGGTGTGATTTCGCATCAGGAGATGCATATGAGCTCGATGCCTGACTCGCCGATGATGGAAGCCGCTGGTTCTTCGATAGGATCCTCATCGTCTTCTCCTTCTACTTCCAATTTGCCACCGATTCGCGTTAGAGTCAGCGAAGACCAGAGGATTGAGGAACAGTTGGCACATATGACCTTCTCAAACATGCAAACTCAGAGGCAATTTGATGATGGAATTAGCTTGATGACAAATCGGCCAATGATGGTTCCGTCTGGTTCCATGACTGATGGTTCAATAGCTTATAACAACTCACCTAGTGATAGTGCTGCTCTCCCAAGCAACGGCCAGGTCTCACCGCATGACGATCGGTCCGATTCATGTGTATCAGCTGGCTACAGAAAGCCACCTTTGCCGATGCAGCCTGTAACGATCCCACCGAGAACTATCGGAGGGTATGCTTTGACATCCCCTGATTCTGTTGCAAG TGATACGAGCATTTCTTCTGCTACTTCATTTTCGAAGCCAATGTACTACCAAGACCAACCTCCAGCTCTGCCAAAAGCTCCTTCAGTGACACAGCCTGAAACTACCTCGGTCCAAAGCTCCCATGTCTTACCTCAGACTGAAACTACTTCACCCCACACCACCTCCCATATCCAATCTCAGTCAGGTACATACACAACCatggatcaacaacaacaccaaccaaCGGTTCAGCAACCTTACTTACAAGGCGTTCAGTACATCCCTCACGCATCTCAATACTTCCCAGTTTACTCTCATCAGCAACAAAACTACCCGGTTTACGTGATGTCTGTCCCGCAATCTCAACAGTATGTCCCAGCAGGAACTCCCCCGCTCTACCCGATCTCAAAACCCGCCACAAACTCGAGATCTGAAGCTGCCCAAAACGTTTACCGTGCTGCTCCCCCTCATGTTCTTCAgcttcagcagcagcaacatCAATACATGGGTTACACTGGAGTTCCTCAACATACTACAAACGCAAACGCCAATTACGGTACTGGAGTTCCTCAACATGCCACAAACGCAAACGCCAATTACAGTATTGGAGCTCCTCCTCAACATAGCACAAACGCAAACACCAATTACGGTGGCGCCTACGAATACACAAACCCTCCAAGCGAGACAGTGTATTACCACGCACAACCTCCTGTTGCCAACACTGCTATTCCATTAGCATCTCCGTACCAAAGCATGACACCAGCTGCAGCGGCAGCCGCTCTAGCTGATATGTCCAAGCAGATGGCTCTTGACGGCGGCAACCAGCAACAACATATGGCTCCGTCTCAGCCGCTTTAA
- the LOC109124822 gene encoding uncharacterized protein LOC109124822 (The sequence of the model RefSeq protein was modified relative to this genomic sequence to represent the inferred CDS: added 5 bases not found in genome assembly) gives MRGALFRNASLCARRIILSPRITHRRSANVPFLAPIAAPVPFKFRFFSSESDSPGENSTNPPESSPVDSSDKKDLVVEDVSTKEFKARIEKYFNEGDEDALPGVIEALLQRRLADKHAETDDELLEKIESLPFKDDVKDEDIESDFEEAHSTDDELEDLYNSPEYVAEKMRKNEFFNMDDKKWDHMIREGIQHGCLTDTKECEEILEDMLKWDQLLPDDLKKKVEAKFNELGDMCERGELEPEAAYELFKEFEDEMVVQYGDQMEAEGPPQFGETDASDRNTDLDDPPGKGPILRWQSRIVFAPGGDAWHPKNRKVKMSVTVKELGLSKHQARRLRELVGKRYHSGKDELTITSERFEHREENRKDCLRTLYGLIEESAKANKIAEDIRTSYVKQRLQANPAFMQKLQAKMRRSKESDAISA, from the exons ATGAGAGGCGCTCTCTTCAGAAATGCCTCTCTCTGCGCTCGCAGAATCATCCTTTCTCCTCGGATAACCCATCGACGCTCCGCCAATGTTCCTTTCCTCGCTCCAATCGCCGCTCCGGTTCCTTTCAAATTCAGATTTTTCTCCTCCGAATCCGACTCGCCCGGCGAGAACTCGACTAATCCTCCTGAGTCTTCTCCCGTAGATTCATCCGATAAGAAAGATCTAGTTGTTGAGGATGTAAGCACCAAAG AGTTCAAAGCCCGTATAGAGAAGTATTTCAATGAGGGTGATGAAGATGCGTTGCCCGGAGTTATTGAAGCACTTCTGCAGAGAAGACTTGCTGACAAACACGCAGAGACGGATGATGAGTTGTTAGAAAAAATCGAGAGCCTACCTTTCAAAGATGATGTGAAGGATGAAGATATTGAATCTGATTTCGAGGAAGCACATTCGACTGACGACGAACTCGAGGATTTGTACAACTCTCCCGAGTATGTAGCggagaagatgaggaagaatgAGTTTTTCAACATGGACGATAAGAAGTGGGATCACATGATTAGAGAAGGGATTCAACATGGTTGTCTTACCGATACTAAGGAATGCGAGGAGATTCTTGAGGATATGCTCAAATGGGACCAGCTTCTTCCTG ATGACTTGAAGAAAAAAGTTGAAGCGAAGTTTAATGAGCTCGGGGATATGTGTGAAAGAG CTTGAGCCCGAAGCAGCTTATGAGCTTTTTAAGGAATTCGAAGATGAGATGGTAGTTCAGTATGGAGATCAAATGGAAGCTGAGGGTCCTCCCCAATTTGGTGAAACGGATGCTTCCGATAGGAATACCGACTTGGATGATCCCCCCGGTAAAGGCCCAATCCTCAGGTGGCAATCGAGGATAGTTTTTGCTCCTGGAGGCGATGCATGGCATCCAAAGAACAGGAAAGTTAAAATGTCTGTTACAGTGAAAGAGCTCGGGCTCTCAAAGCATCAGGCTCGAAGGCTAAGGGAACTTGTGGGGAAAAGATACCATTCGGGGAAAGACGAGCTTACAATCACCAGTGAGAG GTTTGAACACCGAGAGGAAAACAGGAAAGACTGCTTGAGAACTCTTTACGGTTTGATAGAGGAATCTGCGAAAGCGAACAAGATTGCTGAGGACATAAGAACATCATATGTAAAACAGAGACTCCAAGCCAATCCAGCTTTTATGCAGAAACTACAAGCAAAGATGAGAAGGTCTAAAGAATCAGATGCCATCAGCGCCTGA
- the LOC104765682 gene encoding chorion class high-cysteine HCB protein 13-like, with amino-acid sequence MVRQLEDVMSMATTTTHFDASYLFHVVFLALIGCCVLSAMLFSCADGVSNNKSNSANTTGGGGCGGGGCGGGGCGGGGCGGGGCGGG; translated from the coding sequence atggtgaGACAATTGGAAGATGTAATGAGCATggctacaacaacaacacatttcGATGCTAGCTATCTGTTTCATGTTGTGTTCTTGGCTCTGATCGGCTGTTGTGTCCTCTCGGCTATGTTATTCTCTTGCGCCGATGGAGTTTCCAACAACAAATCCAATTCGGCAAACACTACCGGTGGCGGAGGTTGTGGGGGCGGAGGTTGTGGGGGCGGCGGTTGTGGGGGCGGCGGTTGTGGGGGCGGTGGTTGTGGTGGAGGTTGA
- the LOC104765683 gene encoding cytochrome P450 71B2-like, with protein MAIFLCVSLLLLAFVVSLIFFMRKIRENPKWNLPPGPPSLPIIGNLHQFAGLPHRCFHHLSIKYGPVMFLRLGLVPTVVISSSEAAEVVLKTHDVKCCNRPRTVTTDLLSYCSKDISFAQYGEYWREMRKLAVIELFSLKKVQSFRNIREEEVDFMVKKLFQSASKQSPVDLSKTFFSLTASIICRVALGQNFNESDFVIDQERIEELVSDALFVLGSFTCSDLLPGTIGRFLDWLFGGNKKINKVFEELDGFYQHVIDDHLAGSKKTVDSTADIVALLLDMMDKQGKNDYFKFNIDNIKAVLMDVFLAGVDTGAITMIWAMTELARNPRVMKKAQEEIRNTLGLERDRITEDDIDKVDYLKLIIKETFRLHPALPLLLPRETMSHVKIQGYDIPPKTQIQLNVWTIGRGPDRWTDPEDFIPERFTNSCVDFRGQHFELLPFGSGRRICPGMPMAIASVELVLLNLLYFFDWRLPEGMISEEDIDMGEAGNLTIVKKLPLLLVPVQHH; from the exons atggctATCTTTCTATGTGTTTCACTGCTGCTTCTTGCTTTTGTTGTGTCACTAATCTTTTTCATGAGAAAGATTAGAGAAAACCCAAAATGGAATCTTCCTCCGGGTCCTCCAAGTCTTCCCATCATCGGAAACTTACACCAGTTCGCAGGATTGCCTCACCGATGCTTTCATCATCTATCCATTAAATATGGACCTGTGATGTTTCTTCGCCTAGGGCTTGTTCCAACGGTTGTGATATCCTCGAGTGAAGCAGCTGAAGTTGTTCTCAAAACTCATGACGTTAAATGTTGCAACCGACCAAGAACGGTCACCACGGATTTACTCTCCTACTGTTCTAAGGACATCAGCTTTGCGCAGTACGGCGAGTACTGGCGAGAGATGCGAAAGCTCGCTGTTATCGAGCTTTTCAGCCTTAAAAAGGTTCAATCATTTAGGAATATCAGAGAGGAAGAAGTGGACTTCATGGTGAAGAAACTGTTTCAATCAGCTTCCAAGCAATCTCCTGTGGATCTAAGCAAAACTTTTTTCTCTCTAACAGCAAGCATCATTTGTAGAGTAGCCTTGGGACAGAACTTCAACGAGAGTGATTTCGTAATCGATCAAGAGAGAATAGAGGAACTTGTGAGTGACGCCTTGTTTGTTCTAGGTAGTTTCACTTGCTCTGATTTGTTACCCGGTACAATTGGGAGATTCTTAGATTGGTTGTTTGGAGGaaacaagaagataaacaaaGTGTTTGAAGAGCTTGATGGTTTTTACCAACATGTGATTGATGATCACTTAGCAGGAAGTAAAAAAACAGTGGATTCTACTGCGGATATTGTTGCTCTCTTGTTGGATATGATGGATAAACAaggaaaaaatgattatttcaaGTTCAACATTGATAATATCAAGGCAGTCCTCATG GATGTATTTCTGGCGGGGGTAGATACAGGCGCAATAACCATGATTTGGGCAATGACAGAGCTTGCTAGAAACCCTAGAGTGATGAAAAAAGCACAAGAAGAGATCCGAAACACCCTCGGGCTCGAAAGGGATAGAATCACTGAAGACGACATTGACAAAGTTGATTATTTGAAGCTCATAATCAAGGAAACATTTAGATTGCACCCAGCACTTCCTCTTCTGCTCCCAAGAGAAACAATGTCTCACGTCAAGATCCAAGGCTACGATATTCCTCCAAAAACGCAAATCCAACTTAACGTATGGACGATCGGACGTGGCCCCGATCGCTGGACTGATCCTGAAGATTTTATTCCTGAGAGGTTTACTAATTCTTGCGTAGATTTCAGGGGACAACACTTTGAGCTCTTACCGTTTGGTTCTGGTAGAAGGATTTGTCCTGGGATGCCAATGGCGATTGCTTCCGTGGAACTAGTGCTGTTGAATTTGCTTTACTTCTTTGATTGGAGATTGCCTGAAGGAATGATAAGTGAAGAAGACATAGATATGGGAGAAGCTGGTAATCTCACCATTGTCAAGAAATTACCTCTACTACTTGTGCCTGTTCAACACCATTGA